The Lucilia cuprina isolate Lc7/37 chromosome 5, ASM2204524v1, whole genome shotgun sequence genome includes a window with the following:
- the LOC111689433 gene encoding polypeptide N-acetylgalactosaminyltransferase 8: MLLTFFNNNNHDSNNNRNSKNNSFNIRHISLTYTTKKHVDDINKQLRDWHNYSHTRLQLQQVITTTRDHSQQSSNNSNKQIQQQQQNFYAPKSKYKKKLQSRQPQDKILNADNFGQIAITNSTYNLKLIENKQFKHANNNKQKEKNNDNSNKYDYYKKRSQLTGFNVELSESLPLQRLIPDTRHKSCKTELYPADLPSCSIIIIYHNEQATVLLRTLYTIINQTPDELLKEIILVDDFSEPNKEIDRHIESQFPELVKIIHLSQREGLIRARLKGAKEALGDVLVFLDAHVEVNENWLPPLLAPIVEDEKTCTTPIIDIIKYDTLEYQGSMPSRGGFNWQFNYVQLPLLREEKTLQPQPHNNPIMNGGLFAISQKYFWLLGGYDDGLEIWGAEQFELSFKIWLCGGRLLEVPCSRVGHLYRDPEFRVNYTSRKDDFISKNYKRVAEVWMDEYKEFLYEHIPKLNLIDAGDLKQQKLLRKQLKCKPFKWFLKNIAPDLLKAYPPVKPTDFALGAIQSLAVPKLCLDLDSVERRQILKDVLKPCSPDLKYPYASQRFHLSFRHDLRHQENCLEVQTWSSHAPIWLWPCHNLGGNQYWYYDRNTQMFVQGKTDFNQRCLDMDRDSLKIFVSYCDFGRQEQKWLIGYVNQTAMDHFFEE, encoded by the exons ATgttgttaacatttttcaacaacaacaaccacgaTAGCAATAATAATAggaacagcaaaaacaatagtTTTAACATTAGACATATAAGTCTAACATATACAACAAAGAAACACGTAGATGACATAAATAAACAACTACGTGATTGGCATAATTACTCACATACACGTCTACAGCTACAACAGGTAATCACAACAACACGCGATCATTCGCAACAAAGTtccaacaacagcaataagcaaatacagcagcaacaacaaaacttttatgcacctaaatcaaaatataagaaaaaacttCAAAGTCGTCAACCacaagacaaaattttaaatgcagaTAATTTTGGTCAAATAGCCATTACAAACAGCACGTACAACTTGAAATtgattgaaaataaacaatttaaacatgccaacaacaacaaacaaaaggaaaagaacaacgacaacagcaacaaatacgattattataaaaaacgttCGCAATTAACCGGTTTTAATGTTGAGCTCTCGGAGAGTTTGCCATTGCAGCGTTTAATACCAGATACCAGACACAAAAG cTGTAAAACAGAACTTTATCCAGCCGACTTACCAAGCTGcagtattataataatttatcacAATGAACAAGCCACCGTATTGCTAAGAACCCTTTATACAATTATCAATCAAACACCTGATGAGTTGCTTAAGGAAATCATACTAGTCGATGACTTTAGTGAACCGAATAAGGAAATTGATCGGCACATAGAGAGTCAGTTTCCCGAATTAGTAAAAATAATACATCTTAGCCAGAGAGAAGGTTTAATAAGGGCACGTTTAAAAGGGGCGAAGGAAGCTCTGGGAGATGTCTTAGTATTTTTAGATGCTCATGTTGAAGTTAATGAAAATTGGTTGCCTCCCTTATTAGCGCCTATTGTGGAGGATGAAAAAACTTGCACTACACCCATAATagatattattaaatatgataCTTTGGAGTATCAGGGTTCTATGCCTTCGAGAGGAGGTTTCAATTGGCAATTTAATTACGTGCAGTTGCCCTTGCTGAGAGAGGAAAAAACTTTACAGCCACAACCCCATAATAATCCGATAATGAATGGCGGCTTATTCGCAATAAGCCAAAAGTATTTTTGGTTATTGGGGGGATATGATGATGGTTTAGAGATTTGGGGTGCTGAACAATTTGAATTGAGTTTTAAAATATGGTTATGTGGTGGCAGACTACTAGAAGTACCCTGTTCTAGAGTAGGTCACTTGTACAGAGATCCTGAGTTTAGGGTAAACTATACGAGCAGAAAAGATGACTTTATATCCAAG aaCTATAAAAGAGTGGCCGAGGTCTGGATGGATGAATATAAGGAGTTTCTATATGAACATATACCCAAGCTTAATCTTATCGATGCTGGTGATCTTAAACAACAAAAGCTCCTTAGAAAACAATTAAAGTGCAAACCATTTAAATGGTTTCTTAAGAATATTGCTCCTGATCTCCTAAAAGCTTATCCACCAGTAAAACCTACCGATTTTGCTCTGGGTGCCATACAAAGTCTAGCTGTACCTAAACTCTGCCTTGACTTGGACTCCGTCGAACGTAGACAGATTTTAAAAGATGTACTAAAACCCTGTTCTCCTGATCTCAAATATCCCTACGCTTCACAAAGGTTTCATTTAAGCTTTCGCCATGATCTGCGCCATCAAGAAAACTGCTTAGAGGTACAAACATGGTCTTCTCATGCGCCCATTTGGCTGTGGCCCTGTCATAATTTAGGTGGTAACCAATATTGGTATTATGATCGTAATACTCAAATGTTCGTACAGGGAAAGACTGATTTTAACCAACGATGTTTAGATATGGATCGAGATAGTCTTAAGATTTTTGTAAGTTACTGTGATTTTGGCCGTCAGGAACAAAAATGGCTTATAGGCTATGTTAACCAAACGGCCATGGATCATTTCTTTGAGGAGTGA